CACACGCAGCTCGCCAGCTTGCCCGAGGTGTGCAGCTCGCCAGCTTGttgcgcctccgcctccagctcGTCCGAGGCGTCTAGCTGCGCCTCCGGCTCCCAGCCGCTTCCTCTGCCCGCCGGGTATGCGCATTTCTGACGGTACGAATTCTATATGATTTGGTACTGCAATCTTCCAATTAGATAGTGCAGGGGACTCAAGAATTATGATGTTGCTTCCGTGCCTCTAGTGCTGGATGTGAATGCTTTAGGCTGGGGCTTGATTGATGGATCTACAGGAACGCATAATCTCTTTGTCcaattttgattaattttTACAATTGTTTGTCTGGCTAATGGTGTTGTATTGTACATGCTAGTAATTATGTATCACCTCTTGGTTTATCAATACTTAGTGTTTGTACTGGGCTTCACAAGGATTATGTCCGTGTTTGGAGAGGCATAGTCTGTCAATGCTAGTGCCAACAATTGAAGAGAAGTAAACCGATTCTATAACCTGTGTAAAGACCGAATGAGTCATACTTTGGAAGCCATTCTGACAAGTATTTTTTCAGTCTTAGCAGCACTTCTTGTTCTGAACGTATGAGATACCCTTATTTGCAGGTGAACTGCAGATTACAAACCCCATGTTTAGGAGTATTAAACAGAGCATATGGAAACGACCGTTCAAGAATTGATTACATTGGCTCAAATCCAGGTCTGATGTATGCCATGCCATAAacaaaccattttttctactttctctctttttctacTTGACAATAATTCATGAGTACTATATATGGTCCTTCTTGAAATTACTGAATGCATGTCTACTGTGTGTAAGAATCACCGAGAGCTTGCACAATGCGGAGAAATAAATGCCTTCTCATTCGGTATCTTTGACggaacagagaaataaatgccTTCTCATTCGGTATCTTTGACGGAACATGACATCTATGTATACCGGTGTATCTGAGAAATAATCTCCAATGAGGCGTTCATGACCAGCCTCCCTATCTCTATGAATGAATCTCCTCTTACCACTGttgcgacggcgacgacggctACGATTGGTACCAAGAAGTGCTCGGATGATGAATATGTTTGACTTTACATAGATAACAATGATGCAAGGAGTAAGTTCTTACCAGTCGTAGATTGTCTGCTTCTGTCCATGGTAAGCGGGGTTGCCCTCTTTCCGCGTCGTCATTGTCTTGGTCatctccgccgctgccgccgccgcctcctgttcctcttcctcctccgcttgGAACCGGTGTATGAAGCATTGTGAAAGCTTTCACATCCAGCTCCATACTCAGCCGAACCAGAGCTCAACAGATCCACAAAGCCAAAATCTGAATTCATTTTCTTGTTGGAGTTGTGCTATGCTACGGATGCTCAAAGACAGAAGTGTATATACAGAGGTATAGGACTTCTAGTCAGAACTCATCTGTATGGGCTCTCCGTGATCTATTGGAGTAATACAAATGGTCTCTGGCTTTGCAATCGGTCAAGGCTGAACATCCTAAACTGATCAGTCCACATGCCAACAGCCAGGGCCCTGCCAACAGCTTTGAACCATTAATTTGGAGTCAAAGGGATGGCACCGTGGACATGCATGTCgcaggctttttttttcttttatcacTTTTCCTATGGACATGTACGTTGCAggctttctctttctttatcCCATTCTCTATTGATTTCCCATCCGAGACTTTCCCATCCCTTGCTCTATCGACAGAGACACACGTGATATAGCAGTGGGCAAGCTATGGGCACAGCCCTTCTCTAAAATATAGGCAGCCAGAGAGAAGGTGAAAGAAGAGCGTGAGCAGGGCTCGGGCAAAGATGGCGACGGTGAGGTCCAGGCCCAGAGAAGACCACGGCGCGGGGGAACTCGAGGAGCGGGGTCGTCGGGCCGCATGGagcgagcagcagcggcgacggGTCGAACTTGTCCGGAGCCAGGCGGTGAGCATGACGCCGCGGTTCACCTCCCCATAATGGACGCGCGTGGCGGGAgcgcgcagcggcggcgctagcGAGAGGGCGGCCGGGTGGTGCCACATCGGCGGGCTAGGCTGCGAGCGCGAGCGGGCAGCAGGTAGCGAGgagcgagcagcggcggcaatGAGTCGAACTCATCCTTGCGGCGCTCCTACAGGAACCAGGCGGCGAGCTCGACGCGGTGGTCCGCCTCACCCGCGtggacgcgcgcgccgcgcctcccccaCCAGTCGGGGATCGTCCGAGGTATGGAACTCGCCAGTGGCTAGCTGCTCGTggagctcgccgtcgcctatgcctccgcctccagctcTTCCAAGGCGTGCAGCTCGCCGGCTTGCTGCGCGCCTGCGCCTCCGCCCCCAGGTCCTCCGAGGGATGGAGCTCGCCGGATTGCTGCGCGCCTGCGTCTCCGCCCCCAGCTCGTTCGAGGtatggagctcgccggcggctaGTTGCTCATGGAGCTCGCCAGTCGTCTACACTCCATCGACAGAGTCACAAGACTGCCTCTTTCCTCTGCTCCCATATCCCTTTCTTCAATTGAAGTTGCGCACAGCCAAGTCGCGTCGCTCTGCCGCTCGCGCCGCGCCTGCTACTGCTGCGGctcgcgccgccaccaccgccaggcTCCTAcgcgcctgctgctgccgctcgcgctgccgccgccgccagtcTCCTCCGCGACTGCTGCTGTCGCTCTAGCCACCACGGCTCCCCTCCGTGCCtgctgctgcgccgccgccgccgttcccctcCGCGCCTGCTgctctcgcgccgccgccgccgcagctccactcaaggctgctgctgctcgtggaATCGTGGTCTCGGTCCCCATGGACAAGgagaggaaagaagaaagcagGTCGTCGGGCCGCAGGGAGCGAGCAGCAAAGCCAGGGATAGAGCACCGTGTGGAGCACTCGACGGCAGTTTTTTTTGGAGGCACCGGGCGCCTCAAGCACTCTGTCCAGCTGACGTGGCAAAATAAACGGAAATAAATCTGGTTTTTTTCCTTAAGCACCTGTGTTGGTGATGCTCTTAGaacatgtacaatgcaaggtgcttaCGAAAATAAACCACACACTTTTTTAAGCACCAGTGCTTATTTGTATAGAGGAGGTGCCAAGGTAAGCATCTGCTTAATCTAAATAAGCATCAGTGCTTAACAAAAAccggttaatttttctaagcaCCCACCTAGACATCTTTCTAAGCACCCACCTAGacatcttgcattgtacatgctcttagGATGCCAACAGCTGCGTACGTGAGTATCTAGCCGTGTCCGgtagtcttttttttctcaaaaggGGTCCGGTAGTCTTTTCGTGAGTGCCGGAAAATGGCAAGGAgctagtttttttgttttttgagcgAAAGGAGCTAGTTAATTGGGCTGGAAACACACGACCCATACACGCGACGGGCTTAGGAAAAAGGGCCGCGCAACCAAAATTGGCGTCCAACGGTTGAAGCTCTGCCTTCAGGAAGTTCTTCTATCTATACATACTAAAAAATACGAACCGTTCCTTCATCATGCGTTTTCATCGCCCGTCAAACTTCCTCGTCCGACGCGTTTCCACCCGTTTATTTCGTCCGCCCGACCCGCTGGCCCCAATCCCTCGGCCTCCCCGTCACGTCTTCTCCCTCCGTCTTCCTCTAGGTCGCCGCTGCCTCCTACAGTCCTGCCCCGATCCGTCCCCCGAATCCTCCTCAGCCGCATCCCCATCCGCCTCCGCACTGTGtgcctcggccgccgccgcctgctggcCTCCTCCCGCACCGCCTCCCTTGCCGTCGCCGCTACCTGCTGCAGCATAGGAGGCCGGAGGGGAAGGTGGCCATCGTTGGAGGAAGACGCGGCAGCCAAGGCGGTGCTTGCATGGAACGGTgtcccggcggcgcgggcccCATGCATTGGTGGCCGGACGGCCATGGTGATGCCCCCGCGCGGTGGTGCCTCTAGTCGACGGCGACCTGGCGTCTGCCTCCATGTGACGTCGACCACACGGCTTGCTTTACTGAAGCTGAACCTGCTGTTTACGTAGCGTGCTGTTTGCCCAACCTGTTGAGAGTTTGGTGAAGCCTGAAACCTATTAGGAGTTTGGTGAAGCCTGAAACCTGCTAGGAGTTTGCTGAACATATAATCCTCTATCCCAAAGTGTTTTCTTACGATTATTTCAACTGATTTACTGCAACTATGTCTAGGACCTTGATCTGATCCGATAGAAGCTTCAGTGCATGCATATAGACTCCTGTTTAGAGGGCCTATTTATAAGGTGAGTATTCTCTGTGCATAATGGTGTAGCTCTTGAtttacacacacaaaaagcatgatgttctcttttttgttgGCTTGGAACAAGCAAGTACTCCCTcagatccatattagttgtcgaaatattacatgtgtaTATACGCcttttaggcataaatacatccatatttggacaaaattgagacaattaatatggatcggagggagtaataatatTCTTCGGTTTTCTTCTATCAGAATGGTAAAAACAAATGCACATGCAAGGGTGAGTAATTCATAGATGGACATAGGGGCTGCTACAGGAATTACTATGAAATGAGAGTTTGAATATATCCATTCTCTATAAAATTCTTGCTTGAACTCTTCGTTGAGATATCTTTATTACGTGATGTACCTAGGAGCAAACATTGTTGATTAGAGAAAGAGAAGGGGTCGTTTACCTCACTATCCTTCATTTTTTTGCCTGCAAAATGCATTGCCCTATTATTCTGTAGCTGCCCCAGAATCAAGAACAGTAACTCCAAGATATAGTCCCATCTATATCCATCTCCTGCAATTGCAAATTCTCAATCTTCTCACTCATGGCAACATCTAGAGTCCACCTTATTTCTGTGAACTCGCATATCTTTGAAGACACTGTGATCCTAAACGAGCGAAGCGGAGCGGACCGCAGCGGGCAGTACCAGCGCATGGGCACTGCCACGGGCAAGGCACCatgatcaagaaaaaaaatcaatttgttCGAGCGGAGCGCAGCGAAGCGGCCAcatggcaacgcacgggcactttgctagttctaaaaaaaaaattcttcttcctcgtgtggactgcccagcccagcccggAAAGGTACAGTACAGACTTTTGTTTGACGCTGATGTATCTCTTGGTAATTCTCAaaattcgctcaaaaaaatgtaattctcaaaaaaaatgtatcttTTAGTAAAAGTGTTTTTAATTGATTAAAAAGGGAAGTGTTTCGCGACCGAAAACTAGGGATATAATCCACCTTTATCCCTCCCTAACAAACAACCGTCTAGGATttatagtgttttttttttcaatttagaGTGAATAATACTtctaaaaatattaaaaaaacaccAGTGCCAGCCCGAGATTCACGATTACCAAGTTATATTGTAGGTTACGTATGGGATTGAAGGAAATATAACAATTAATAATGTTGGTAATTAATGCGGCCATGTCACGCCAACAAATGTTATAAAATGAGGTAGTCGTGGATGAACGGCGCGAACGTTGTCGAGTCGCCGCCGTCAACGCTCTGCCCAATGCCGACGATGATGTCTAACCCATCCTCAAGTGCCGTCGGCTGTCTCGAGTATGAGTAGACTCATAGATGGTCGGCGGGCGCGGATGCCGATGCTGACGCCACCGACGCATGTCCCCGGCTCGTCAGGGGACATAATAACCTCTTGGTTTCTTCCAATATCTCAGTTTTTGATTGGCTTGTGTGTGGTGTAGTTGAGGACCTGTGGAGTGTGACTAGTAGCTAGCACATGTCATATGATCTGTGATGGAATCGTGCTAGCTTATTTATAGGCCAAATCAATTGCTTAGGGACCAGAGAGTATAGGATGCATGACCCAGCCGATGGACGGATAGCTCGTATACAGAGCGTGATCCAACCGATTGAAATCAAGCGGGCTCCATCGATCATATGTTGCACTCGTACTTGCATCCAGTAATCACTATGCATGAGCCAACCGATCGTTGGATAGCGGTATGTGACTATGCGTGACCCAACCGAAACAAAGTATTCACTTCAATCCCaaattgttatcgaaatattacatatatctaaacGATTTAtgagaatagatacatccatgtttgacaataatttagaatcagCTTCTTATTGAGAATTTCGTGGTAAAGCATCTCCTGATGTGCTTCTCAGCTTTATGTGTAAATGGAAAAGATGTTTTTAGAAAGTTAGAAGCAGCAAAAGTTGAAGcaaaagcccaaacaaacagggtcTTAGTACAtaatggacgacactttttatgaattggAGAGagtaactttgtactaagtcaaaaaaaattagtttttGTCAAATCTTAAGAGAATTTGACTTTGGATAGatttataaacttggtcaaatcTTAAATTCATATatacaaacaaaatattttgtcACGGGAAAAAAATGCTTTGTTTTTTCGTATGTGCCCCaatcaaaaaattaaaacaaaatggtACTACCATCTGCGATCAGCGTCCCGCTCTCACTGCGCTCTGGCCCCACATGGCAGGTGCTCAGCTAAAGCTGGTTGAAAACCGGCCAACCGTGTATCCAGAGCGAGCCACTCTGCAACGGCAAGCCCACGAAGCCCTGCTCCCCAAAcccgcgccaccgccaccatgccgccgctgccgccggcacTGCTGGACGAGCTCCTCGAGGAGGTCTTCCTCCGCCTGCCTCCGGACGAGCCAGACCACCTCGTCCGCGCCTCCTCCGTCTGCAGGCCGTGGCGCCGCGTCATCGCCGGCCGCGGATTCCGCCGCCGCTACCTCAAGTTCCACGGGGCGCCTCCCGTGCTGGGGCTCCTCTGTAACAGTTTCGTCCCCACCTCCGACCGTTTCGTCCCCACCTCCGCCTTCCGCCCCGCCGATCACCTCCTTCCCGGCTGGTTCGCCGTCGActgccgccacggccgcgccctCTTCGTCCCCTCTCCCACCAGAATCAAGGATATCTCGGGGGACCTCCTCGTCTGGGACCCCCTGACGGGCGACCGGCGCCACGTGCCCTCGCCCGACATCAACATGGCCTTCGGATTGGGCTCCGGCGCGGCGGTGCTCTGCGCCGCTCAAGGCTGCGACCACTCCGGCTGCCATGGAGGTCCGTTCCGTGTGGCCGTCGTGTCCACCGATGCAGCCAAGCAAGAGATATCCTCGCGCCTCTACTCTTCAGAGACCGGCACCTGGAGCCAAGTAACCTCAGTTCATCACCCCCATTCATGGGCCAATCACATGCCTAGCGTCCTCGTCGGCGATGCGTTGTACTTCGCAGTCATGAAGAACCAGATCATCGAGTACAGACTCGGTACCCTTCGCTTGTCACTCTCCGATTTGCTGCCTGATGGTAAGGCCATGTTCCTTGGGTTGCTCATGATGGCAGAAGGTGGTGGGCTGGGATTCGCGAAAACGGACGGTTCAACCCTAACCCTGTGGTCGAGGGAGACCGACCCCAATGGAGCTCCAGGATGGGCGCAACACCGGGTGATCAATCTCGAGAC
This is a stretch of genomic DNA from Brachypodium distachyon strain Bd21 chromosome 1, Brachypodium_distachyon_v3.0, whole genome shotgun sequence. It encodes these proteins:
- the LOC100822187 gene encoding uncharacterized protein LOC100822187, with the protein product MPPLPPALLDELLEEVFLRLPPDEPDHLVRASSVCRPWRRVIAGRGFRRRYLKFHGAPPVLGLLCNSFVPTSDRFVPTSAFRPADHLLPGWFAVDCRHGRALFVPSPTRIKDISGDLLVWDPLTGDRRHVPSPDINMAFGLGSGAAVLCAAQGCDHSGCHGGPFRVAVVSTDAAKQEISSRLYSSETGTWSQVTSVHHPHSWANHMPSVLVGDALYFAVMKNQIIEYRLGTLRLSLSDLLPDGKAMFLGLLMMAEGGGLGFAKTDGSTLTLWSRETDPNGAPGWAQHRVINLETLLPRSDLWFVPGATKVLGFAEGTKAIFVGIFGSVYVIELK